A DNA window from Hydrogenophaga taeniospiralis contains the following coding sequences:
- the ftsY gene encoding signal recognition particle-docking protein FtsY — MFSFFRKKAPTPPSPPAAPDRAAAPAMPPAAAPAAQIATPVPAAREAAPRQGWLDKLKAGLRKTGSSIATVFTGTQIDDALYEELETALLMADTGVKATEHLLADLKKRVKDSKTTDPAAVKGLLADAIADLLAPLQKPLVIGEHKPTVIMVAGVNGAGKTTSIGKLTRHLANEGATVLLAAADTFRAAAREQLAIWADRNTVEIITQQGGDPAAVSFDAVTAGKARGRDVVLVDTAGRLPTQLHLMEELRKIKRVVQKADATAPHEVLLVIDGNTGQNALTQVKAFDDALQLTGLIITKLDGTAKGGVICAIAREKPVPIYFIGVGEKLEDLETFDAREFAQALLA, encoded by the coding sequence ATGTTCTCGTTCTTCCGCAAAAAAGCCCCCACCCCACCCTCGCCACCGGCAGCGCCGGACCGTGCAGCCGCGCCAGCGATGCCCCCCGCCGCCGCGCCCGCGGCTCAGATCGCCACACCCGTCCCGGCGGCGCGCGAAGCGGCGCCACGCCAAGGCTGGCTCGACAAGCTCAAGGCCGGGCTGCGCAAGACCGGCTCCAGCATCGCCACGGTGTTCACCGGCACGCAGATCGACGACGCGCTCTACGAAGAGCTGGAAACCGCGCTGCTGATGGCCGACACCGGCGTCAAGGCCACCGAGCACCTGTTGGCCGATCTGAAAAAACGCGTCAAGGACAGCAAGACCACCGACCCGGCCGCCGTCAAGGGCCTGCTGGCCGACGCCATCGCCGACCTGCTGGCGCCGCTGCAGAAGCCGCTGGTGATTGGTGAGCACAAACCCACGGTGATCATGGTCGCGGGTGTCAACGGCGCGGGCAAGACCACCTCCATCGGCAAGCTCACACGGCACCTGGCCAACGAAGGCGCCACCGTGCTGCTGGCCGCGGCCGACACCTTCCGCGCCGCCGCGCGCGAGCAGCTCGCCATCTGGGCCGACCGCAACACTGTGGAGATCATCACCCAGCAGGGCGGCGACCCGGCGGCCGTGAGCTTCGACGCCGTCACCGCCGGCAAAGCGCGCGGTCGCGACGTGGTGCTGGTGGACACCGCCGGGCGCCTGCCCACGCAGCTGCACCTGATGGAAGAGCTGCGCAAGATCAAGCGCGTGGTGCAGAAGGCCGATGCCACGGCGCCGCACGAGGTGCTGCTCGTCATCGACGGCAACACCGGCCAGAACGCGCTCACGCAGGTGAAGGCGTTTGACGACGCGCTGCAGCTCACCGGCCTGATCATCACCAAGCTCGACGGCACGGCCAAGGGGGGCGTGATCTGCGCCATCGCGCGGGAAAAGCCGGTGCCGATCTATTTCATCGGCGTGGGCGAAAAGCTCGAAGACCTGGAAACCTTCGACGCCCGCGAATTCGCGCAAGCGCTGCTGGCCTGA
- a CDS encoding CDP-alcohol phosphatidyltransferase family protein, protein MLDKAVQRALRPTMTRAARALVRLGVGADALTLAGFAIGMAAAAAIAFEEFLPGLALLLLSRLMDGLDGAVARATHPTDRGGFLDITLDFLFYAAIPLAFALADPVANALPAAVLLAAFIGTGSSFLAFAAVAEKRRLQSLAFPEKSFYFLGGLTEATETITAFAAMCLWPQWFAPIAYGFAALCGITIALRIGWGWQRFR, encoded by the coding sequence ATGCTGGATAAAGCCGTCCAGCGCGCCCTGCGCCCGACCATGACGCGGGCCGCGCGTGCCCTGGTGCGGCTGGGCGTGGGCGCCGACGCCCTCACCCTCGCCGGCTTCGCCATCGGAATGGCGGCGGCCGCCGCCATTGCTTTCGAGGAGTTCCTGCCGGGCCTGGCGCTGCTGCTGCTCTCGCGCCTGATGGACGGTCTGGACGGCGCGGTCGCCCGTGCCACCCACCCGACCGACCGCGGTGGCTTTCTGGACATCACGCTCGACTTCCTGTTCTACGCCGCCATTCCACTGGCCTTCGCCCTCGCCGACCCGGTGGCCAATGCCCTGCCCGCCGCCGTGCTGCTCGCCGCGTTCATCGGCACCGGCAGCAGCTTCCTGGCCTTTGCCGCCGTGGCCGAAAAGCGCCGGCTGCAGTCGCTGGCGTTTCCGGAGAAGAGCTTCTACTTTCTGGGTGGCCTGACCGAAGCCACCGAAACCATCACCGCTTTTGCCGCCATGTGCCTGTGGCCGCAGTGGTTCGCGCCCATCGCCTACGGCTTCGCCGCGCTGTGCGGCATCACGATCGCGCTGCGCATCGGCTGGGGGTGGCAGCGGTTCCGTTGA
- a CDS encoding methyl-accepting chemotaxis protein: MKGMLGFLEKAGLVKMDTPVEPPPMEPLAEAVPSQANAAPAQEAAEPAAPPSAAAAPLDLDAVYAQAGVAPALYPAERLLRLLDGLSAMDEATRRMAIKAMDAADESWTIEDPLADAAAKVQALAMHAELLQLNLQALERDTRARMEAVAARREKVVGDIRQQMSELDALATRETTRAAQELATQEAQLKAAQDRTAAELASLSQLSRQFQGLSTQFGAPAAPTQE, from the coding sequence ATGAAGGGAATGCTGGGCTTCCTGGAAAAGGCCGGGCTGGTCAAGATGGACACGCCCGTGGAGCCGCCGCCCATGGAACCGCTGGCCGAGGCGGTCCCCAGCCAGGCCAACGCGGCGCCCGCGCAGGAAGCCGCCGAACCGGCGGCCCCGCCCAGCGCCGCAGCGGCCCCGCTCGACCTCGATGCCGTCTACGCCCAGGCGGGCGTGGCACCGGCTCTCTACCCCGCGGAGCGGCTGCTCCGGCTGCTGGACGGGCTCAGCGCCATGGACGAGGCCACGCGGCGCATGGCCATCAAGGCGATGGACGCCGCCGACGAATCCTGGACGATCGAAGACCCGCTCGCCGACGCCGCCGCCAAGGTCCAGGCCCTGGCGATGCACGCCGAACTGCTGCAGCTGAATCTGCAGGCGCTGGAACGCGACACGCGGGCCCGCATGGAAGCGGTGGCGGCGCGCCGCGAAAAAGTGGTGGGCGACATCCGCCAGCAGATGTCCGAGCTCGACGCGCTGGCGACCCGCGAGACCACCCGGGCCGCCCAGGAGCTGGCCACCCAGGAAGCCCAGCTCAAAGCGGCGCAGGACCGCACCGCCGCCGAGCTGGCCAGCCTGTCCCAGCTCAGTCGGCAGTTCCAGGGCCTGTCCACCCAATTCGGCGCCCCCGCCGCCCCCACCCAAGAATGA
- a CDS encoding extracellular solute-binding protein, whose translation MKFHTLALTATLVGSVWIAGAAQAQGFVFGTAEPKAAPNAAAGARNPKVESAQRLLARMGLLREAPTGTLTPATQEAIRSFAARAGLAPTSEVNDALLNAIRRHIWQSQNWSAGNYKGKEKLVDAQGLREAQILLGKLGFNAGPLDGTFGPQTQVATEAFQESQAVSVDGLITSTVLMNLRRAVNGAGASAKETVRVLNWPDYIEPSVLQDFEKEYNIRVVYDIFAGNDDLQAKLSAGGVPYDVVFPTANAVPGMASQGLLSKLDKTSLKNLNNIDPRVDATLRAWDKDGSFSLPYMWYTVGIAWNPKLTAKAYPGYAMDALGSVFDPAIARRFQSCGVGVVDSASDVVPLAAMAGGQGKWDSKNSIAAADKVLQRLAGTVKVIPTDQFIDALATGKICVAIGFSGDAVQAQGKSRNAVEYRVPADGGLLAIDAMAVPANAKNKRAAHLFIDYLMRPQVIAKISNTVGYANANLKAGEFMSDSVKSNPAVVPSTTALSRSSPIPILTERDQQEIARVWARFAK comes from the coding sequence ATGAAATTTCACACCCTTGCCCTGACCGCGACCCTGGTGGGCAGCGTCTGGATCGCCGGTGCCGCGCAAGCCCAGGGCTTCGTGTTCGGCACGGCCGAGCCCAAGGCCGCACCCAACGCCGCGGCCGGCGCGCGCAATCCGAAGGTGGAGTCCGCGCAGCGCCTGCTGGCCCGCATGGGCCTGCTGCGCGAGGCCCCCACCGGCACGCTCACGCCCGCCACGCAGGAAGCCATCCGCAGCTTTGCCGCCCGCGCCGGCCTGGCGCCCACCAGCGAAGTCAACGACGCGCTGCTCAACGCCATCCGCCGCCACATCTGGCAAAGCCAGAACTGGTCCGCCGGCAACTACAAGGGCAAGGAAAAGCTCGTGGACGCCCAGGGCCTGCGTGAAGCGCAGATCCTGCTCGGCAAACTCGGCTTCAACGCCGGCCCGCTGGACGGCACCTTCGGCCCGCAGACCCAGGTCGCCACCGAAGCCTTCCAGGAGTCCCAGGCCGTGAGCGTGGACGGCCTGATCACGTCCACCGTGCTGATGAACCTGCGCCGCGCCGTCAACGGCGCGGGCGCCAGCGCCAAGGAAACGGTGCGGGTGCTCAACTGGCCCGACTACATCGAACCCAGCGTGCTGCAGGACTTCGAGAAGGAATACAACATCCGCGTGGTCTACGACATCTTTGCCGGCAACGACGACCTGCAGGCCAAGCTGAGCGCGGGCGGTGTGCCCTACGACGTGGTGTTCCCCACCGCCAACGCGGTGCCGGGCATGGCCAGCCAAGGCCTGCTGAGCAAGCTCGACAAGACCAGCCTGAAGAACCTGAACAACATCGACCCGCGCGTGGATGCGACGCTGCGGGCCTGGGACAAGGACGGCAGCTTCAGCCTGCCCTACATGTGGTACACGGTGGGCATCGCCTGGAACCCCAAGCTCACCGCCAAGGCCTACCCCGGTTACGCCATGGACGCGCTGGGCTCGGTGTTCGACCCAGCCATCGCGCGCCGCTTCCAGTCCTGCGGTGTCGGCGTGGTCGACTCGGCCTCCGACGTGGTGCCCCTGGCCGCCATGGCCGGCGGGCAGGGCAAGTGGGACAGCAAGAACTCCATCGCCGCGGCCGACAAAGTGCTGCAGCGCCTGGCGGGCACCGTCAAGGTGATCCCCACCGACCAGTTCATCGACGCCCTGGCCACCGGCAAGATCTGCGTGGCCATCGGCTTCTCGGGCGACGCCGTGCAGGCGCAGGGCAAGTCGCGCAACGCGGTGGAATACCGCGTGCCGGCCGACGGCGGCCTGCTCGCCATCGACGCCATGGCCGTGCCCGCGAACGCCAAGAACAAACGCGCCGCCCACCTGTTCATCGACTACCTGATGCGGCCGCAGGTGATCGCGAAGATCTCCAACACCGTGGGCTACGCCAACGCCAACCTCAAGGCCGGCGAGTTCATGAGCGACAGCGTCAAGTCCAACCCGGCCGTGGTGCCCAGCACCACCGCGCTCAGCCGCTCCTCGCCCATCCCCATCCTCACCGAGCGGGACCAGCAGGAGATCGCGCGCGTCTGGGCCCGATTCGCCAAGTGA
- a CDS encoding PspA/IM30 family protein, which produces MANNAIFARLANLWSGFISLWVSDIEKEHPEIAYQNAIASMIQKYTQLKAATGAIIARRLEITSRLETHERELASVSTDLEAALATNQDDLAVVLIQKKNSLDAAIAELRADATQATADADNAKDSLIQVKTEIDKLKAEKERMLAQMHSAQARLKIQGQLDGLSVDAEVQALGAVRDHIKSQVAQASLGAELQNSDLDVRLNKLRQSSGSVTAKAQLEAMKQARAAAQAAPTKTL; this is translated from the coding sequence ATGGCCAACAACGCAATCTTCGCCCGCCTCGCCAACCTCTGGAGCGGTTTCATCTCCCTGTGGGTCTCGGACATCGAGAAAGAGCACCCCGAGATCGCCTACCAGAACGCGATCGCCTCGATGATCCAGAAATACACCCAGCTCAAGGCCGCCACCGGCGCCATCATCGCGCGGCGGCTGGAAATCACCTCGCGGCTGGAGACGCATGAGCGCGAACTCGCCAGCGTCAGCACCGATCTGGAAGCGGCGCTCGCCACCAACCAGGACGATCTGGCCGTGGTGCTGATCCAGAAGAAGAACTCGCTGGATGCCGCCATTGCCGAGCTGCGCGCCGACGCCACCCAGGCCACCGCCGACGCCGACAACGCCAAGGATTCGCTGATCCAGGTGAAGACCGAGATCGACAAGCTCAAGGCCGAGAAGGAACGCATGCTGGCGCAGATGCACAGCGCCCAGGCGCGGCTCAAGATCCAGGGCCAGCTTGACGGTCTGTCGGTGGACGCCGAGGTGCAGGCACTGGGCGCGGTGCGCGACCACATCAAGAGCCAGGTGGCGCAGGCCAGCCTGGGCGCCGAACTGCAGAACTCCGATCTGGACGTGCGGCTGAACAAACTGCGCCAGAGCAGCGGCAGCGTGACCGCCAAGGCCCAGCTCGAAGCCATGAAGCAGGCCCGCGCCGCCGCGCAGGCCGCCCCGACCAAGACCCTCTGA
- a CDS encoding ATP-binding protein has product MNAPAPPRHELPRWAEVLRQKYLAGEASTFVLYRNVFDNYLVGDTLHNLDSFLVQALFKDTKKHVCEISLERGIRVLSGATTEDKRKALEQELEAGSEPDLLASLHALEKRMRAQQSTAVIVPYADALLPAGDPSFMAQPDRQTYLVFHRWSLDQSLTNGDNIIVLITESLNAINPGLLSNPKVAAIEIPMPDLPLRKRVIGFFAPKLSEHQQTLFSERTSGLRTVQLANILASSQGHGLSEPERRQLIQTLLQGTPDAEARANTLATITAGMTPAEITRLIEPGKTLPTGDADQEVLQVIHARKREMIEKECAGLIEFIEPKHGLSSVGGHEHIKHELMAIAQNLKAGETTLTPMGLLAVGPMGSGKTFVIKAFLKEAGLSAVALKNFRSKWVGSTEANLERVLATVKAMGPIAVIIDEGDRSFGNGGGEDSDGGTSSRVIARLKEFMAEPENRGQVLFVMMTNRPDKLDTDIKRPGRLDRKIPFFYCDTAAERVQVLQAVLSRYEEPCVASMEELLTLCDTLTGYSNADLEALALLSVELARNRATPLNADALTAAAADFMPPQERDMIEFMELLAVSETSRRSMLPQRFRDMAIADIQSNLVAAKRRALTR; this is encoded by the coding sequence ATGAACGCACCCGCACCCCCCCGCCACGAGCTGCCCCGCTGGGCGGAGGTCCTGCGGCAGAAGTACCTGGCGGGCGAAGCGTCCACCTTCGTGCTGTACCGCAACGTGTTCGACAACTACCTGGTCGGCGACACGCTGCACAACCTGGACTCGTTCCTGGTGCAGGCGCTGTTCAAGGACACCAAGAAGCACGTCTGCGAGATCAGCCTGGAGCGCGGTATCCGGGTGCTGTCCGGGGCCACCACCGAAGACAAGCGCAAGGCGCTGGAACAGGAGCTCGAAGCGGGGAGCGAGCCCGACCTGCTGGCCTCGCTGCACGCCCTGGAAAAGCGCATGCGCGCGCAGCAGTCCACCGCCGTGATCGTGCCGTATGCCGACGCCCTGCTGCCCGCGGGCGACCCGAGTTTCATGGCGCAGCCCGACCGCCAGACCTACCTGGTGTTCCACCGCTGGTCGCTGGACCAGAGCCTGACCAACGGCGACAACATCATCGTCCTGATCACCGAGTCGCTCAACGCGATCAACCCGGGCCTGTTGTCCAACCCCAAGGTCGCGGCCATCGAGATCCCCATGCCCGACCTGCCGCTGCGCAAGCGGGTGATCGGCTTTTTCGCGCCCAAGCTCAGCGAACACCAGCAGACCCTGTTCTCCGAACGCACCAGCGGGCTGCGCACCGTGCAGCTGGCCAACATCCTGGCCAGCTCCCAGGGCCACGGCCTGAGCGAACCCGAGCGACGCCAGCTGATCCAGACCCTGCTGCAGGGCACGCCCGATGCCGAGGCGCGGGCCAACACGCTGGCCACCATCACCGCCGGCATGACCCCGGCCGAGATCACGCGCCTCATCGAACCCGGCAAGACCCTGCCCACCGGCGACGCCGACCAGGAAGTGCTCCAGGTCATCCACGCGCGCAAGCGCGAGATGATCGAAAAAGAATGCGCGGGCCTGATCGAGTTCATCGAGCCCAAACACGGCCTCTCGTCGGTCGGTGGGCACGAACACATCAAGCACGAGCTGATGGCGATCGCGCAGAACCTCAAGGCCGGCGAAACCACCCTGACCCCGATGGGCCTGCTCGCGGTGGGCCCCATGGGCTCGGGCAAGACCTTCGTCATCAAGGCCTTCCTGAAAGAGGCGGGCCTGTCGGCTGTGGCGCTGAAGAACTTCCGCTCCAAGTGGGTGGGTTCCACCGAGGCCAACCTGGAGCGCGTGCTGGCGACGGTCAAGGCCATGGGGCCGATCGCCGTGATCATCGACGAGGGCGACCGCAGCTTTGGCAACGGCGGCGGCGAAGACAGCGACGGCGGCACCAGCTCGCGCGTGATCGCGCGGCTCAAAGAGTTCATGGCCGAGCCGGAAAACCGGGGCCAGGTGCTGTTCGTGATGATGACCAACCGCCCCGACAAGCTCGACACCGACATCAAGCGCCCCGGCCGGCTGGACCGCAAGATCCCGTTCTTCTACTGCGACACGGCCGCCGAGCGCGTCCAGGTGCTGCAGGCGGTGCTCTCGCGCTACGAAGAGCCCTGCGTGGCGAGCATGGAAGAGCTGCTGACCCTGTGCGACACGCTGACCGGCTACTCCAATGCCGACCTCGAAGCGCTGGCCCTGCTGTCGGTGGAGCTGGCCCGCAACCGGGCCACGCCGCTGAACGCCGATGCGCTCACCGCCGCCGCGGCCGATTTCATGCCCCCGCAGGAGCGCGACATGATCGAGTTCATGGAGCTGCTCGCGGTATCCGAAACCTCGCGCCGCTCCATGCTGCCCCAGCGTTTCCGCGACATGGCCATCGCCGACATCCAGAGCAACCTGGTCGCCGCCAAACGGCGCGCCCTGACCCGCTGA
- a CDS encoding TerB family tellurite resistance protein — MNPMQDQNLSTTQVIQLTQAMLAVAQVDGIHPAEAALIGQFYESSRTPEMPTTASVLSGSHAFDAQAMAGCPADVADTVVLMCLMTGHADGHLSAEERAMVKSFATALGVDAARFETLLGQVRDELIGAISHLPDAGSVANVVHELTTGG, encoded by the coding sequence ATGAACCCCATGCAAGACCAGAACCTGAGCACCACCCAGGTCATCCAGCTGACGCAAGCCATGCTCGCAGTGGCCCAGGTGGACGGCATCCACCCCGCCGAAGCGGCCCTGATCGGCCAGTTCTACGAAAGCTCGCGCACGCCGGAAATGCCGACCACCGCCTCGGTGCTGTCGGGCAGCCACGCCTTTGACGCCCAGGCCATGGCCGGTTGCCCGGCCGACGTGGCCGACACCGTGGTGCTGATGTGCCTCATGACCGGCCATGCCGACGGCCACCTGAGCGCCGAAGAGCGCGCCATGGTCAAGTCGTTCGCGACCGCCCTGGGCGTGGACGCCGCCCGCTTTGAAACCCTGCTGGGCCAGGTGCGCGACGAACTCATCGGCGCCATCTCGCACCTGCCAGACGCCGGATCGGTCGCGAACGTGGTGCACGAACTCACGACCGGCGGCTGA
- a CDS encoding cation-translocating P-type ATPase, whose product MNRDAIPPETWHAQAAAEVLQHLAASETGLSSREARERLARYGPNRLAAAERPGWLRRFAAQFHNLLIYVLLAAGLTTLWLDDLIDAAVIFGVVLINAVIGFVQEGKAERALEAVHAMLASHAMVLRDGERHEVDAAQLVPGDVVLVESGTRVPADLRLLTARNLRIDEAALTGESLPVDKDSAPVAALAPLAERSGMAYAGTVVAVGQGTGLVVATAAQTEIGRIGRMVSEVQTLATPLTRRLDQFARQITFFILLVSVATFLWGSRVGGLPPLDIFLAVVGLAVAAIPEGLPAIVTITLAIGTAAMAGQRAIVRRLPAVETLGSVGVICTDKTGTLTKNEMTAVRVLVVADGVDVSGAGYAPEGGFHVDGQTIAPERHDGVMRLARCALLCNDARLHRDAQGGWTLAGDPTEGALLTLALKAGLDLAEEAARMPRIDCLPFESENRYMATLHHDHRGRVLALLKGAPERVLGLCVRDAAGQPLDTAAWQARMDGAARQGQRVLALAECELPAGTTGLTLEHITPRFTLLGLVGLMDPPRPEAVDAVAECLRAGVRVLMITGDHATTAAAIGASLGLRDGDPITGSEIDTLDDAALSTRLGQTDVVARASPEHKLRLVAALQSQGQGQLVAMTGDGVNDAPALKAADIGVAMGQRGTDAAREAADLVLTDDNFATIAHAVREGRRVFDNIKKSLLFILPTNGGEAGLILIAVFAGLALPVTAGQILWVNMVTSITLDMALAFEPAEDGVMRRPPRPASEPLITRLLFLRIAYITVLMVAATFVVYGWELSRGSSIEVARTAVVNMLVMSEIFYLFNVRHFTASAFRWETLAGNRIALWACAITLGLQALFTYAPPMQALFGTAPLDAWSWLLITALASAKFVVVEIEKAVLRRLGVRRM is encoded by the coding sequence ATGAACCGCGACGCCATCCCCCCCGAAACCTGGCACGCGCAGGCGGCCGCCGAGGTGCTGCAGCACCTGGCCGCCAGCGAGACCGGCCTGTCCAGCCGCGAAGCGCGTGAGCGCCTGGCGCGGTACGGCCCCAACCGGCTCGCCGCCGCCGAGCGCCCGGGATGGTTGCGGCGCTTCGCGGCGCAGTTCCACAACCTGCTGATCTATGTGTTGCTGGCCGCGGGCTTGACCACGCTCTGGTTGGACGACCTCATCGACGCCGCTGTGATCTTCGGCGTGGTGCTCATCAACGCCGTGATCGGCTTCGTCCAGGAAGGCAAGGCCGAACGCGCGCTCGAAGCCGTGCACGCCATGCTGGCCAGCCACGCCATGGTGCTGCGCGACGGTGAGCGCCACGAGGTCGACGCCGCGCAACTGGTGCCGGGCGACGTGGTGCTGGTCGAGTCGGGCACGCGTGTGCCGGCCGACCTGCGCCTGCTGACCGCCAGGAACCTGCGCATCGACGAGGCCGCGCTCACCGGCGAGTCGCTGCCGGTGGACAAGGACAGCGCGCCGGTGGCCGCGCTGGCGCCGCTGGCCGAGCGTTCGGGCATGGCCTACGCCGGCACCGTGGTGGCGGTGGGGCAGGGCACCGGCCTGGTGGTCGCCACCGCGGCGCAGACCGAGATCGGCCGCATCGGCCGCATGGTCTCGGAGGTTCAGACCCTGGCCACACCGCTCACGCGCCGGCTCGACCAGTTCGCGCGCCAGATCACCTTCTTCATCCTGCTGGTGAGCGTGGCCACCTTCCTGTGGGGCAGCCGGGTGGGTGGCCTGCCGCCGCTGGACATCTTCCTGGCCGTGGTGGGCCTGGCCGTGGCCGCGATCCCCGAGGGCCTGCCCGCCATCGTCACCATCACGCTGGCCATCGGCACCGCCGCCATGGCCGGGCAGCGCGCCATCGTGCGGCGCCTGCCGGCGGTGGAGACGCTGGGCTCGGTGGGCGTGATCTGCACCGACAAGACCGGCACGCTGACCAAGAACGAAATGACCGCGGTGCGCGTGCTGGTGGTGGCCGACGGCGTGGACGTGAGCGGTGCCGGCTACGCGCCCGAGGGCGGTTTTCATGTGGATGGCCAGACCATCGCGCCCGAGCGCCACGATGGTGTGATGCGCCTGGCGCGCTGCGCCCTGCTGTGCAACGACGCGCGGTTGCACCGCGACGCACAAGGCGGCTGGACGCTGGCCGGCGACCCGACCGAAGGCGCGCTGCTCACGCTGGCGCTCAAGGCCGGGCTGGACCTGGCCGAGGAGGCCGCGCGCATGCCGCGCATCGACTGCCTGCCCTTCGAGTCGGAAAACCGCTACATGGCCACGCTGCACCACGACCACCGCGGCCGCGTGCTGGCCCTGCTCAAGGGCGCGCCCGAGCGCGTGTTGGGCCTGTGCGTGCGCGACGCGGCGGGCCAGCCGCTGGACACAGCGGCCTGGCAGGCGCGCATGGACGGGGCCGCGCGCCAGGGCCAACGCGTGCTGGCGCTGGCCGAATGCGAGCTGCCCGCTGGCACGACCGGGCTGACGCTGGAGCACATCACGCCGCGCTTCACCCTGCTCGGCCTGGTGGGGCTGATGGACCCGCCGCGCCCCGAGGCGGTGGACGCGGTGGCCGAGTGCCTGCGCGCCGGCGTGCGCGTGCTCATGATCACCGGCGACCACGCCACCACGGCCGCCGCCATCGGCGCCAGCCTGGGCCTGCGCGACGGCGACCCGATCACCGGCAGCGAAATCGACACCCTGGACGACGCGGCCCTGAGCACCCGCCTGGGCCAGACCGACGTGGTCGCGCGCGCCAGCCCCGAACACAAGCTGCGCCTGGTGGCCGCGCTGCAGAGCCAGGGCCAGGGCCAGCTGGTGGCGATGACGGGCGACGGCGTGAACGACGCGCCCGCGCTCAAGGCCGCCGACATCGGCGTGGCCATGGGCCAGCGCGGGACGGACGCGGCGCGCGAGGCGGCCGACCTGGTGCTCACCGACGACAACTTCGCCACCATCGCCCACGCGGTGCGCGAAGGCCGCCGCGTGTTCGACAACATCAAGAAGTCGTTGCTGTTCATCCTGCCCACCAACGGCGGCGAGGCCGGCCTGATCCTGATCGCGGTGTTCGCGGGGCTGGCGCTGCCGGTCACGGCCGGGCAGATCCTCTGGGTCAACATGGTCACCAGCATCACGCTGGACATGGCGCTGGCCTTCGAGCCCGCCGAAGACGGCGTGATGCGCCGCCCGCCGCGCCCGGCCAGCGAACCGCTGATCACGCGGCTGCTGTTCCTGCGCATCGCCTACATCACGGTGCTGATGGTGGCGGCCACCTTCGTGGTCTACGGCTGGGAGCTCTCGCGCGGCAGCTCCATCGAAGTGGCGCGCACCGCGGTGGTCAACATGCTGGTGATGAGCGAGATTTTCTACCTCTTCAACGTGCGCCACTTCACCGCCAGCGCCTTCCGCTGGGAGACCCTGGCGGGCAATCGCATCGCGCTCTGGGCCTGCGCCATCACGCTGGGGCTGCAGGCACTGTTCACCTACGCGCCACCGATGCAGGCGCTGTTCGGCACCGCTCCACTGGACGCCTGGTCGTGGCTGCTGATCACCGCGCTGGCGAGCGCGAAGTTCGTGGTGGTGGAAATCGAGAAGGCGGTGCTGCGCCGGCTGGGCGTGCGGCGCATGTGA
- a CDS encoding YiiX/YebB-like N1pC/P60 family cysteine hydrolase — protein MRQWIGSALARYLGAPGHTASIGFPTDMVLLAACVRPGDVILVEGNSRVSTAIKYLTQSTWSHAALYVGPIAGGGSDALNVVEADINAGVRAVPLTAFAGRHCRICRPASLRADEAQAVCRFTLQRLGHHYDLKNIVDLARYLFPTPPVPTRWRRHLLALGSGDPTRAICSTLIAQAFASVNYPILPIIEVAQLNDPHCQDCVRQILHVRHHSLYTPRDFDVSPYFQVVKPTLEAGFDHHRLVWA, from the coding sequence ATGAGGCAATGGATAGGCAGTGCGCTGGCGCGCTACCTGGGCGCGCCGGGGCACACCGCGAGCATCGGTTTTCCCACCGACATGGTGTTGCTGGCCGCCTGTGTGCGCCCGGGCGACGTGATCCTGGTGGAGGGCAACTCGCGCGTGAGCACGGCCATCAAGTACCTGACCCAGTCCACCTGGTCGCACGCGGCGCTCTACGTGGGGCCGATCGCCGGTGGCGGGAGCGACGCGCTCAACGTGGTCGAGGCCGACATCAACGCCGGTGTGCGTGCGGTGCCACTCACGGCGTTCGCCGGGCGGCACTGCCGCATTTGCCGGCCGGCCAGCCTGCGCGCCGACGAAGCGCAGGCCGTGTGCCGGTTCACCCTGCAGCGCCTGGGCCACCACTACGACCTGAAGAACATCGTCGATCTGGCGCGTTACCTGTTTCCCACGCCACCCGTGCCCACACGCTGGCGCCGCCACCTGCTCGCGCTGGGCAGTGGCGACCCCACGCGTGCCATCTGTTCGACGTTGATCGCGCAGGCCTTCGCGTCGGTCAACTACCCCATCCTGCCCATCATCGAGGTGGCCCAACTGAACGATCCGCACTGCCAGGACTGTGTGCGCCAGATCCTGCACGTGCGCCACCACAGCCTGTACACGCCGCGCGATTTCGACGTTTCGCCGTATTTCCAGGTGGTCAAACCGACGCTGGAGGCGGGCTTCGACCACCACCGGCTGGTCTGGGCATGA